One region of Coregonus clupeaformis isolate EN_2021a chromosome 31, ASM2061545v1, whole genome shotgun sequence genomic DNA includes:
- the LOC121547456 gene encoding myocardin-related transcription factor A-like isoform X4, with protein MAIHSVLQLKLQQRRTREELVSQGIMPPLKSPAAFHEQRRSLERARTEDYLKRKIRSRPERSELVRMHILEETSAEPSLQAKQLQLKRARLADDLNDKISHRPGPIELLHKNILPVDLDCPLQHSLLDSPKGAGESSLDEDSSDAFSPDTLANHDSPLGPVSQLSPSDMLTQNGDMSPSQFFTQVPPPPPPLLLNGHDSLQAQKLTNGTATPVASRPASGQIKSKPSLERLPQRPKKAKDMKPKVKKLKYHQYIPPDQKADREPPPQLDSTYAKILHQQQLFLQLQILNQQQQHYNYHTILPAPPKPPAEQPPSTNPGPSPSRSVPLTTPAPSNQHGPNRQSQTPVGGAKPLTLPANLDDFKVAELKQELKLRGLTVSGTKMDLIERLRNYQEQNVGGGAGVIATVTSKPSLPTPQHASTQPAGFTIPAPPQTGTNTLTHQSGEAGGKIPTFSLAQSAAPAHVMRFGSTNSSPPVSPTPSERSLAVMSPDETSCNGDLFGEMVSSPLTQLSLHHSPASIKEENQDHLPTCSLSQSRLSPTAPQPATPPQEPLAVAAMEASPLDKNQLLQEKDKQIEELTRMLRQKQRLVETLRSQLEQGKQTGLREMERGEIEGVQGVVVNGYAQEAQTKTTPIKASTILHPSLTHGEMVRVKKEVETQEEMEGVDETQPKGQPQPTQCSQQTLLKLQQIHRIQVQQQTQQLFQTQQQQQKQQQQSQLLQQQKQQQLLQTQQQQQQQQQQPTQQQSQQLQQQKQQQQTQQMQQQKTSAQLLIQQQQQLQQMIIQQTQQKQLQLQHKQLQAQQRKQQRQAQRQQQNKQLSQTVTTQQVTPVFIGQQNGTQVPAQTFSLDLLKSGTTPTLVTDGNGNHYLIALTNHNAEGQNGVTSLGKTSVSQRITLQRLQSTPSKLPSQSPAEIFSPDTQSKQQLQPGPVNQPIKKEQKAGLHLETNGMTNGVPEPSQSVSAPPNLHPFFDEASNSSESQSTAPPFLKKEVCPTFDRHTLFTPRSPKQTCFSSTQRLRENGLSSQQMDDLFDILLKSGEISGLRANPDPSLSHLHSNPPTPPLSPLHLSPPTPPPEHSLPSQQPSPSPCIGSGRLEDFLESTTGTPLLGVEPDGGLTLIDDLHSQMLSTSSILDHPPSPMDMDTSDLGFSPHPAGLDFEDPALDSMDWLDISMGGGGGMSLAPLGPHTPPSVFSADFLDSSDLTLHWDSCL; from the exons ATGGCCATACACTCAG TCCTCCAGCTCAAACTTCAGCAGAGACGCACCCGGGAGGAACTGGTCAGCCAAGGGATCATGCCAC CACTGAAGAGTCCGGCAGCCTTCCACGAGCAGCGGAGGAGTCTGGAGAGAGCCAGG aCTGAGGACTATCTGAAGAGGAAGATCAGGAGTCGTCCTGAGCGCTCAGAGCTGGTCAGGATGCACATACTGGAGG AGACGTCAGCAGAGCCGTCTCTGCAGGCCAAGCAGCTGCAGCTGAAGAGGGCCAGGCTGGCTGATGACCTCAATGATAAGATCTCCCACAGACCTGGTCCTATAGAGCTCCTCCACAAGAACATCCTGCCTGTAGACCTGGACTGTCctctgcaacactcactactgg ATTCTCCAAAGGGTGCAGGAGAATCCTCATTGGACGAGGACAGTAGTGATGCGTTTTCTCCGGACACTCTAGCCAATCACGACTCTCCACTGGGTCCTGTCTCCCAGCTGTCCCCCTCTGACATGCTCACTCAGAATGGGGACATGTCCCCCTCACAG TTCTTTACCCaggtccctcctccccctcctccactgtTGCTGAATGGCCATGACTCCTTGCAAGCACAGAAGCTGACCAATGGGACAGCGACGCCAGTTGCTTCCCGCCCTGCCAGTGGTCAAATCAAG TCCAAGCCCAGCTTGGAGCGCCTCCCCCAGAGGCCTAAGAAGGCCAAAGACATGAAGCCCAAGGTGAAGAAGCTGAAGTACCACCAGTACATCCCTCCGGACCAGAAGGCTGACCGGGAGCCTCCCCCTCAGCTGGACTCCACCTACGCCAAGATCCTCCACCAGCAGCAGCTCTTCCTCCAGCTGCAGATCCTCAACCAACAACAGCAGCACTACAACTACCACACCATCCTTCCTGCACCACCCAA accacctGCAGAGCAGCCACCTTCAACCAACCCCGGGCCCTCCCCTTCGCGCAGTGTTCCCCTGACGACCCCGGCCCCTTCCAATCAGCATGGGCCAAATCGTCAGAGCCAAACCCCTGTGGGAGGGGCCAAACCTTTGACGCTACCAGCCAACCTGGATGACTTCAAA GTTGCTGAGCTGAAACAGGAGCTGAAACTGCGGGGTCTGACTGTGTCTGGAACCAAGATGGACCTGATCGAGAGGCTGAGGAACTACCAGGAACAGAATGTTGGAGGTGGAGCTGGTGTTATTGCGACTGTAACCTCTAAACCCAGCCTACCAACCCCACAGCATGCCTCAACCCAACCTGCTGGGTTCACCATCCCTGCCCCCCCCCAGACCGGGACCAATACCCTCACCCACCAATCAGGAGAGGCAGGCGGGAAGATACCCACTTTCTCATTGGCTCAGAGTGCTGCTCCGGCCCATGTTATGAGGTTTGGCAGTACGAACTCCTCCCCTCCTGTGTCTCCCACCCCGTCAGAACGGTCACTGGCGGTAATGAGCCCCGACGAGACCAGCTGTAATGGAGACTTATTCGGGGAGATGGTGAGTTCTCCCCTGACCCAGCTCAGCCTGCACCACTCCCCAGCCTCCATCAAAGAGGAGAACCAGGATCACTTACCCACCTGCAGCCTCTCCCAGTCCCGGCTTTCGCCCACCGCGCCTCAGCCTGCCACCCCACCTCAGGAGCCCCTGGCTGTGGCAGCCATGGAGGCCTCCCCCTTGGACAAGAACCAGTTGCTCCAGGAGAAGGACAAGCAGATCGAGGAGCTGACACGCATGCTGAGGCAGAAACAGAGGCTGGTGGAGACCCTGCGCTCCCAACTGGAGCAGGGGAAACAGACAGgattgagagagatggagagaggagagatagagggagtacAGGGTGTGGTGGTGAATGGTTATGCCCAGGAGGCCCAAACCAAAACCACCCCCATCAAAGCCTCAaccatcctccatccctctctcacccaCGGAGAGATGGTGAGGGTCAAGAAGGAGGTAGAGACGCAAGAAGAGATGGAAGGAGTGGACGAAACTCAGCCTAAGGGACAGCCTCAGCCGACACAGTGCTCTCAGCAGACTCTTCTCAAACTGCAGCAGATCCACCGGATACAGGTTCAACAACAGACACAACAACTATTTCagacacaacaacaacagcagaaaCAACAACAGCAGTCCCAACTGCTCCAGCAACAAAAACAGCAGCAACTACTacagacacaacaacaacaacaacaacaacaacaacaaccgacacaacagcagtcccaacagctCCAGCAACAAAAACAGCAACAACAGACACAGCAGATGCAGCAGCAGAAGACATCAGCCCAGTTGTTAATCCAGCAACAGCAGCAGTTGCAGCAGATGATCATCCAGCAGACCCAGCAGAAACAGCTCCAGCTGCAACACAAACAGCTGCAGGCCCAGCAGAGGAAGCAGCAGAGACAGGCCCAGAGACAGCAGCAGAACAAACAACTGAGTCAGACTGTCACCACACAACAG GTTACTCCAGTCTTCATCGGCCAACAGAATGGCACCCAGGTCCCCGCCCAGACCTTTTCATTGGACCTCCTCAAGTCGGGCACCACGCCCACACTTGTCACCGACGGCAACGGCAACCACTACCTGATAGCACTGACCAATCACAATGCAGAGGGCCAGAATGGCGTGACCTCATTGGGCAAAACCAGTGTATCACAACGCATCACACTGCAG CGATTGCAGTCAACTCCAAGCAAACTCCCCAGCCAATCGCCAGCTGAGATATTCAGCCCCGACACCCAATCAAAACAACAGTTACAACCAGGCCCTGTCAACCAGCCTATCAAAAAG GAACAGAAGGCGGGTCTACATCTGGAGACCAATGGCATGACCAATGGAGTGCCAGAGCCGAGTCAGTCCGTCTCTGCTCCGCCCAATCTCCATCCTTTCTTTGACGAGGCGTCCAACTCGTCTGAAAGCCAAAGCACCGCTCCCCCCTTCCTCAAG AAAGAAGTGTGTCCGACTTTTGACCGGCACACTTTGTTCACCCCTCGCTCTCCTaaacagacctgtttctcctccACTCAACGCCTCAGA GAGAACGGCCTGAGCAGTCAACAGATGGACGACCTGTTTGACATCCTCTTGAAGAGTGGAG AAATCTCTGGATTACGAGCAAACCCAGACCCTTCCCTGTCCCACCTCCACtccaacccccccacccctcccttgTCCCCTCTCCACCTGtcgccccccaccccccctccggAGCACTCCCTGCCCTCCCAGCAGCCCTCGCCATCGCCCTGCATAGGAAGTGGTCGTCTGGAGGATTTCCTGGAGAGCACCACAGGCACGCCCCTCTTGGGGGTGGAGCCTGACGGTGGCCTGACTTTAATTGACGACCTCCACAGCCAAATGCTGAGCACCTCCAGCATCCTGGACCATCCCCCCTCCCCGATGGACATGGACACCAGTGACCTGGGCTTCTCCCCCCACCCAGCAGGGCTTGACTTTGAGGACCCAGCCCTGGACAGCATGGACTGGCTGGACATCTCCatgggaggtggaggggggatgAGTCTCGCCCCTCTGGGCCCCCACACGCCCCCCAGTGTGTTCTCAGCAGACTTTCTGGACAGCTCGGACCTCACTCTGCACTGGGACTCCTGTTTGTAG
- the LOC121547456 gene encoding myocardin-related transcription factor A-like isoform X1: MIMLDTNHFLSFELAPLDSPPMGEELDKQDLMDYERHAYHSLKEVLQLKLQQRRTREELVSQGIMPPLKSPAAFHEQRRSLERARTEDYLKRKIRSRPERSELVRMHILEETSAEPSLQAKQLQLKRARLADDLNDKISHRPGPIELLHKNILPVDLDCPLQHSLLDSPKGAGESSLDEDSSDAFSPDTLANHDSPLGPVSQLSPSDMLTQNGDMSPSQFFTQVPPPPPPLLLNGHDSLQAQKLTNGTATPVASRPASGQIKSKPSLERLPQRPKKAKDMKPKVKKLKYHQYIPPDQKADREPPPQLDSTYAKILHQQQLFLQLQILNQQQQHYNYHTILPAPPKPPAEQPPSTNPGPSPSRSVPLTTPAPSNQHGPNRQSQTPVGGAKPLTLPANLDDFKVAELKQELKLRGLTVSGTKMDLIERLRNYQEQNVGGGAGVIATVTSKPSLPTPQHASTQPAGFTIPAPPQTGTNTLTHQSGEAGGKIPTFSLAQSAAPAHVMRFGSTNSSPPVSPTPSERSLAVMSPDETSCNGDLFGEMVSSPLTQLSLHHSPASIKEENQDHLPTCSLSQSRLSPTAPQPATPPQEPLAVAAMEASPLDKNQLLQEKDKQIEELTRMLRQKQRLVETLRSQLEQGKQTGLREMERGEIEGVQGVVVNGYAQEAQTKTTPIKASTILHPSLTHGEMVRVKKEVETQEEMEGVDETQPKGQPQPTQCSQQTLLKLQQIHRIQVQQQTQQLFQTQQQQQKQQQQSQLLQQQKQQQLLQTQQQQQQQQQQPTQQQSQQLQQQKQQQQTQQMQQQKTSAQLLIQQQQQLQQMIIQQTQQKQLQLQHKQLQAQQRKQQRQAQRQQQNKQLSQTVTTQQVTPVFIGQQNGTQVPAQTFSLDLLKSGTTPTLVTDGNGNHYLIALTNHNAEGQNGVTSLGKTSVSQRITLQRLQSTPSKLPSQSPAEIFSPDTQSKQQLQPGPVNQPIKKEQKAGLHLETNGMTNGVPEPSQSVSAPPNLHPFFDEASNSSESQSTAPPFLKKEVCPTFDRHTLFTPRSPKQTCFSSTQRLRENGLSSQQMDDLFDILLKSGEISGLRANPDPSLSHLHSNPPTPPLSPLHLSPPTPPPEHSLPSQQPSPSPCIGSGRLEDFLESTTGTPLLGVEPDGGLTLIDDLHSQMLSTSSILDHPPSPMDMDTSDLGFSPHPAGLDFEDPALDSMDWLDISMGGGGGMSLAPLGPHTPPSVFSADFLDSSDLTLHWDSCL; encoded by the exons ATGATCATGCTGGACACCAACCACTTCCTGTCCTTTGAGCTCGCCCCCTTGGACTCTCCTCCAATGGGGGAAGAGCTGGACAAGCAGGACTTGATGGATTACGAGAGACATGCCTATCACAGCCTAAAAGAAG TCCTCCAGCTCAAACTTCAGCAGAGACGCACCCGGGAGGAACTGGTCAGCCAAGGGATCATGCCAC CACTGAAGAGTCCGGCAGCCTTCCACGAGCAGCGGAGGAGTCTGGAGAGAGCCAGG aCTGAGGACTATCTGAAGAGGAAGATCAGGAGTCGTCCTGAGCGCTCAGAGCTGGTCAGGATGCACATACTGGAGG AGACGTCAGCAGAGCCGTCTCTGCAGGCCAAGCAGCTGCAGCTGAAGAGGGCCAGGCTGGCTGATGACCTCAATGATAAGATCTCCCACAGACCTGGTCCTATAGAGCTCCTCCACAAGAACATCCTGCCTGTAGACCTGGACTGTCctctgcaacactcactactgg ATTCTCCAAAGGGTGCAGGAGAATCCTCATTGGACGAGGACAGTAGTGATGCGTTTTCTCCGGACACTCTAGCCAATCACGACTCTCCACTGGGTCCTGTCTCCCAGCTGTCCCCCTCTGACATGCTCACTCAGAATGGGGACATGTCCCCCTCACAG TTCTTTACCCaggtccctcctccccctcctccactgtTGCTGAATGGCCATGACTCCTTGCAAGCACAGAAGCTGACCAATGGGACAGCGACGCCAGTTGCTTCCCGCCCTGCCAGTGGTCAAATCAAG TCCAAGCCCAGCTTGGAGCGCCTCCCCCAGAGGCCTAAGAAGGCCAAAGACATGAAGCCCAAGGTGAAGAAGCTGAAGTACCACCAGTACATCCCTCCGGACCAGAAGGCTGACCGGGAGCCTCCCCCTCAGCTGGACTCCACCTACGCCAAGATCCTCCACCAGCAGCAGCTCTTCCTCCAGCTGCAGATCCTCAACCAACAACAGCAGCACTACAACTACCACACCATCCTTCCTGCACCACCCAA accacctGCAGAGCAGCCACCTTCAACCAACCCCGGGCCCTCCCCTTCGCGCAGTGTTCCCCTGACGACCCCGGCCCCTTCCAATCAGCATGGGCCAAATCGTCAGAGCCAAACCCCTGTGGGAGGGGCCAAACCTTTGACGCTACCAGCCAACCTGGATGACTTCAAA GTTGCTGAGCTGAAACAGGAGCTGAAACTGCGGGGTCTGACTGTGTCTGGAACCAAGATGGACCTGATCGAGAGGCTGAGGAACTACCAGGAACAGAATGTTGGAGGTGGAGCTGGTGTTATTGCGACTGTAACCTCTAAACCCAGCCTACCAACCCCACAGCATGCCTCAACCCAACCTGCTGGGTTCACCATCCCTGCCCCCCCCCAGACCGGGACCAATACCCTCACCCACCAATCAGGAGAGGCAGGCGGGAAGATACCCACTTTCTCATTGGCTCAGAGTGCTGCTCCGGCCCATGTTATGAGGTTTGGCAGTACGAACTCCTCCCCTCCTGTGTCTCCCACCCCGTCAGAACGGTCACTGGCGGTAATGAGCCCCGACGAGACCAGCTGTAATGGAGACTTATTCGGGGAGATGGTGAGTTCTCCCCTGACCCAGCTCAGCCTGCACCACTCCCCAGCCTCCATCAAAGAGGAGAACCAGGATCACTTACCCACCTGCAGCCTCTCCCAGTCCCGGCTTTCGCCCACCGCGCCTCAGCCTGCCACCCCACCTCAGGAGCCCCTGGCTGTGGCAGCCATGGAGGCCTCCCCCTTGGACAAGAACCAGTTGCTCCAGGAGAAGGACAAGCAGATCGAGGAGCTGACACGCATGCTGAGGCAGAAACAGAGGCTGGTGGAGACCCTGCGCTCCCAACTGGAGCAGGGGAAACAGACAGgattgagagagatggagagaggagagatagagggagtacAGGGTGTGGTGGTGAATGGTTATGCCCAGGAGGCCCAAACCAAAACCACCCCCATCAAAGCCTCAaccatcctccatccctctctcacccaCGGAGAGATGGTGAGGGTCAAGAAGGAGGTAGAGACGCAAGAAGAGATGGAAGGAGTGGACGAAACTCAGCCTAAGGGACAGCCTCAGCCGACACAGTGCTCTCAGCAGACTCTTCTCAAACTGCAGCAGATCCACCGGATACAGGTTCAACAACAGACACAACAACTATTTCagacacaacaacaacagcagaaaCAACAACAGCAGTCCCAACTGCTCCAGCAACAAAAACAGCAGCAACTACTacagacacaacaacaacaacaacaacaacaacaacaaccgacacaacagcagtcccaacagctCCAGCAACAAAAACAGCAACAACAGACACAGCAGATGCAGCAGCAGAAGACATCAGCCCAGTTGTTAATCCAGCAACAGCAGCAGTTGCAGCAGATGATCATCCAGCAGACCCAGCAGAAACAGCTCCAGCTGCAACACAAACAGCTGCAGGCCCAGCAGAGGAAGCAGCAGAGACAGGCCCAGAGACAGCAGCAGAACAAACAACTGAGTCAGACTGTCACCACACAACAG GTTACTCCAGTCTTCATCGGCCAACAGAATGGCACCCAGGTCCCCGCCCAGACCTTTTCATTGGACCTCCTCAAGTCGGGCACCACGCCCACACTTGTCACCGACGGCAACGGCAACCACTACCTGATAGCACTGACCAATCACAATGCAGAGGGCCAGAATGGCGTGACCTCATTGGGCAAAACCAGTGTATCACAACGCATCACACTGCAG CGATTGCAGTCAACTCCAAGCAAACTCCCCAGCCAATCGCCAGCTGAGATATTCAGCCCCGACACCCAATCAAAACAACAGTTACAACCAGGCCCTGTCAACCAGCCTATCAAAAAG GAACAGAAGGCGGGTCTACATCTGGAGACCAATGGCATGACCAATGGAGTGCCAGAGCCGAGTCAGTCCGTCTCTGCTCCGCCCAATCTCCATCCTTTCTTTGACGAGGCGTCCAACTCGTCTGAAAGCCAAAGCACCGCTCCCCCCTTCCTCAAG AAAGAAGTGTGTCCGACTTTTGACCGGCACACTTTGTTCACCCCTCGCTCTCCTaaacagacctgtttctcctccACTCAACGCCTCAGA GAGAACGGCCTGAGCAGTCAACAGATGGACGACCTGTTTGACATCCTCTTGAAGAGTGGAG AAATCTCTGGATTACGAGCAAACCCAGACCCTTCCCTGTCCCACCTCCACtccaacccccccacccctcccttgTCCCCTCTCCACCTGtcgccccccaccccccctccggAGCACTCCCTGCCCTCCCAGCAGCCCTCGCCATCGCCCTGCATAGGAAGTGGTCGTCTGGAGGATTTCCTGGAGAGCACCACAGGCACGCCCCTCTTGGGGGTGGAGCCTGACGGTGGCCTGACTTTAATTGACGACCTCCACAGCCAAATGCTGAGCACCTCCAGCATCCTGGACCATCCCCCCTCCCCGATGGACATGGACACCAGTGACCTGGGCTTCTCCCCCCACCCAGCAGGGCTTGACTTTGAGGACCCAGCCCTGGACAGCATGGACTGGCTGGACATCTCCatgggaggtggaggggggatgAGTCTCGCCCCTCTGGGCCCCCACACGCCCCCCAGTGTGTTCTCAGCAGACTTTCTGGACAGCTCGGACCTCACTCTGCACTGGGACTCCTGTTTGTAG
- the LOC121547456 gene encoding myocardin-related transcription factor A-like isoform X3 has translation MIMLDTNHFLSFELAPLDSPPMGEELDKQDLMDYERHAYHSLKEVLQLKLQQRRTREELVSQGIMPPLKSPAAFHEQRRSLERARTEDYLKRKIRSRPERSELVRMHILEETSAEPSLQAKQLQLKRARLADDLNDKISHRPGPIELLHKNILPVDLDCPLQHSLLDSPKGAGESSLDEDSSDAFSPDTLANHDSPLGPVSQLSPSDMLTQNGDMSPSQFFTQVPPPPPPLLLNGHDSLQAQKLTNGTATPVASRPASGQIKSKPSLERLPQRPKKAKDMKPKVKKLKYHQYIPPDQKADREPPPQLDSTYAKILHQQQLFLQLQILNQQQQHYNYHTILPAPPKPPAEQPPSTNPGPSPSRSVPLTTPAPSNQHGPNRQSQTPVGGAKPLTLPANLDDFKVAELKQELKLRGLTVSGTKMDLIERLRNYQEQNVGGGAGVIATVTSKPSLPTPQHASTQPAGFTIPAPPQTGTNTLTHQSGEAGGKIPTFSLAQSAAPAHVMRFGSTNSSPPVSPTPSERSLAVMSPDETSCNGDLFGEMVSSPLTQLSLHHSPASIKEENQDHLPTCSLSQSRLSPTAPQPATPPQEPLAVAAMEASPLDKNQLLQEKDKQIEELTRMLRQKQRLVETLRSQLEQGKQTGLREMERGEIEGVQGVVVNGYAQEAQTKTTPIKASTILHPSLTHGEMVRVKKEVETQEEMEGVDETQPKGQPQPTQCSQQTLLKLQQIHRIQVQQQTQQLFQTQQQQQKQQQQSQLLQQQKQQQLLQTQQQQQQQQQQPTQQQSQQLQQQKQQQQTQQMQQQKTSAQLLIQQQQQLQQMIIQQTQQKQLQLQHKQLQAQQRKQQRQAQRQQQNKQLSQTVTTQQVTPVFIGQQNGTQVPAQTFSLDLLKSGTTPTLVTDGNGNHYLIALTNHNAEGQNGVTSLGKTSVSQRITLQRLQSTPSKLPSQSPAEIFSPDTQSKQQLQPGPVNQPIKKEQKAGLHLETNGMTNGVPEPSQSVSAPPNLHPFFDEASNSSESQSTAPPFLKENGLSSQQMDDLFDILLKSGEISGLRANPDPSLSHLHSNPPTPPLSPLHLSPPTPPPEHSLPSQQPSPSPCIGSGRLEDFLESTTGTPLLGVEPDGGLTLIDDLHSQMLSTSSILDHPPSPMDMDTSDLGFSPHPAGLDFEDPALDSMDWLDISMGGGGGMSLAPLGPHTPPSVFSADFLDSSDLTLHWDSCL, from the exons ATGATCATGCTGGACACCAACCACTTCCTGTCCTTTGAGCTCGCCCCCTTGGACTCTCCTCCAATGGGGGAAGAGCTGGACAAGCAGGACTTGATGGATTACGAGAGACATGCCTATCACAGCCTAAAAGAAG TCCTCCAGCTCAAACTTCAGCAGAGACGCACCCGGGAGGAACTGGTCAGCCAAGGGATCATGCCAC CACTGAAGAGTCCGGCAGCCTTCCACGAGCAGCGGAGGAGTCTGGAGAGAGCCAGG aCTGAGGACTATCTGAAGAGGAAGATCAGGAGTCGTCCTGAGCGCTCAGAGCTGGTCAGGATGCACATACTGGAGG AGACGTCAGCAGAGCCGTCTCTGCAGGCCAAGCAGCTGCAGCTGAAGAGGGCCAGGCTGGCTGATGACCTCAATGATAAGATCTCCCACAGACCTGGTCCTATAGAGCTCCTCCACAAGAACATCCTGCCTGTAGACCTGGACTGTCctctgcaacactcactactgg ATTCTCCAAAGGGTGCAGGAGAATCCTCATTGGACGAGGACAGTAGTGATGCGTTTTCTCCGGACACTCTAGCCAATCACGACTCTCCACTGGGTCCTGTCTCCCAGCTGTCCCCCTCTGACATGCTCACTCAGAATGGGGACATGTCCCCCTCACAG TTCTTTACCCaggtccctcctccccctcctccactgtTGCTGAATGGCCATGACTCCTTGCAAGCACAGAAGCTGACCAATGGGACAGCGACGCCAGTTGCTTCCCGCCCTGCCAGTGGTCAAATCAAG TCCAAGCCCAGCTTGGAGCGCCTCCCCCAGAGGCCTAAGAAGGCCAAAGACATGAAGCCCAAGGTGAAGAAGCTGAAGTACCACCAGTACATCCCTCCGGACCAGAAGGCTGACCGGGAGCCTCCCCCTCAGCTGGACTCCACCTACGCCAAGATCCTCCACCAGCAGCAGCTCTTCCTCCAGCTGCAGATCCTCAACCAACAACAGCAGCACTACAACTACCACACCATCCTTCCTGCACCACCCAA accacctGCAGAGCAGCCACCTTCAACCAACCCCGGGCCCTCCCCTTCGCGCAGTGTTCCCCTGACGACCCCGGCCCCTTCCAATCAGCATGGGCCAAATCGTCAGAGCCAAACCCCTGTGGGAGGGGCCAAACCTTTGACGCTACCAGCCAACCTGGATGACTTCAAA GTTGCTGAGCTGAAACAGGAGCTGAAACTGCGGGGTCTGACTGTGTCTGGAACCAAGATGGACCTGATCGAGAGGCTGAGGAACTACCAGGAACAGAATGTTGGAGGTGGAGCTGGTGTTATTGCGACTGTAACCTCTAAACCCAGCCTACCAACCCCACAGCATGCCTCAACCCAACCTGCTGGGTTCACCATCCCTGCCCCCCCCCAGACCGGGACCAATACCCTCACCCACCAATCAGGAGAGGCAGGCGGGAAGATACCCACTTTCTCATTGGCTCAGAGTGCTGCTCCGGCCCATGTTATGAGGTTTGGCAGTACGAACTCCTCCCCTCCTGTGTCTCCCACCCCGTCAGAACGGTCACTGGCGGTAATGAGCCCCGACGAGACCAGCTGTAATGGAGACTTATTCGGGGAGATGGTGAGTTCTCCCCTGACCCAGCTCAGCCTGCACCACTCCCCAGCCTCCATCAAAGAGGAGAACCAGGATCACTTACCCACCTGCAGCCTCTCCCAGTCCCGGCTTTCGCCCACCGCGCCTCAGCCTGCCACCCCACCTCAGGAGCCCCTGGCTGTGGCAGCCATGGAGGCCTCCCCCTTGGACAAGAACCAGTTGCTCCAGGAGAAGGACAAGCAGATCGAGGAGCTGACACGCATGCTGAGGCAGAAACAGAGGCTGGTGGAGACCCTGCGCTCCCAACTGGAGCAGGGGAAACAGACAGgattgagagagatggagagaggagagatagagggagtacAGGGTGTGGTGGTGAATGGTTATGCCCAGGAGGCCCAAACCAAAACCACCCCCATCAAAGCCTCAaccatcctccatccctctctcacccaCGGAGAGATGGTGAGGGTCAAGAAGGAGGTAGAGACGCAAGAAGAGATGGAAGGAGTGGACGAAACTCAGCCTAAGGGACAGCCTCAGCCGACACAGTGCTCTCAGCAGACTCTTCTCAAACTGCAGCAGATCCACCGGATACAGGTTCAACAACAGACACAACAACTATTTCagacacaacaacaacagcagaaaCAACAACAGCAGTCCCAACTGCTCCAGCAACAAAAACAGCAGCAACTACTacagacacaacaacaacaacaacaacaacaacaacaaccgacacaacagcagtcccaacagctCCAGCAACAAAAACAGCAACAACAGACACAGCAGATGCAGCAGCAGAAGACATCAGCCCAGTTGTTAATCCAGCAACAGCAGCAGTTGCAGCAGATGATCATCCAGCAGACCCAGCAGAAACAGCTCCAGCTGCAACACAAACAGCTGCAGGCCCAGCAGAGGAAGCAGCAGAGACAGGCCCAGAGACAGCAGCAGAACAAACAACTGAGTCAGACTGTCACCACACAACAG GTTACTCCAGTCTTCATCGGCCAACAGAATGGCACCCAGGTCCCCGCCCAGACCTTTTCATTGGACCTCCTCAAGTCGGGCACCACGCCCACACTTGTCACCGACGGCAACGGCAACCACTACCTGATAGCACTGACCAATCACAATGCAGAGGGCCAGAATGGCGTGACCTCATTGGGCAAAACCAGTGTATCACAACGCATCACACTGCAG CGATTGCAGTCAACTCCAAGCAAACTCCCCAGCCAATCGCCAGCTGAGATATTCAGCCCCGACACCCAATCAAAACAACAGTTACAACCAGGCCCTGTCAACCAGCCTATCAAAAAG GAACAGAAGGCGGGTCTACATCTGGAGACCAATGGCATGACCAATGGAGTGCCAGAGCCGAGTCAGTCCGTCTCTGCTCCGCCCAATCTCCATCCTTTCTTTGACGAGGCGTCCAACTCGTCTGAAAGCCAAAGCACCGCTCCCCCCTTCCTCAAG GAGAACGGCCTGAGCAGTCAACAGATGGACGACCTGTTTGACATCCTCTTGAAGAGTGGAG AAATCTCTGGATTACGAGCAAACCCAGACCCTTCCCTGTCCCACCTCCACtccaacccccccacccctcccttgTCCCCTCTCCACCTGtcgccccccaccccccctccggAGCACTCCCTGCCCTCCCAGCAGCCCTCGCCATCGCCCTGCATAGGAAGTGGTCGTCTGGAGGATTTCCTGGAGAGCACCACAGGCACGCCCCTCTTGGGGGTGGAGCCTGACGGTGGCCTGACTTTAATTGACGACCTCCACAGCCAAATGCTGAGCACCTCCAGCATCCTGGACCATCCCCCCTCCCCGATGGACATGGACACCAGTGACCTGGGCTTCTCCCCCCACCCAGCAGGGCTTGACTTTGAGGACCCAGCCCTGGACAGCATGGACTGGCTGGACATCTCCatgggaggtggaggggggatgAGTCTCGCCCCTCTGGGCCCCCACACGCCCCCCAGTGTGTTCTCAGCAGACTTTCTGGACAGCTCGGACCTCACTCTGCACTGGGACTCCTGTTTGTAG